Proteins found in one Oryza glaberrima chromosome 4, OglaRS2, whole genome shotgun sequence genomic segment:
- the LOC127770763 gene encoding uncharacterized protein LOC127770763 codes for MDWTWMYNTKRAHPTFSKEADKFVELAKAHVVRENLRSIFCPCKVCKNEILLQDPNEVLSHIVERGFKKGYEIWTFHGEIGGRNEELDDFCFDDAYNFIIEDMSQGHIPKYSVSGIENEGIDFDLEDMLRHVEPEVLTGTRQGLDNWEDLEKAAKELLYDEAKGCDKDYSVLRLVLELLRLKARHGWSDTSFNDFMDLLRVMLPKPNLLPTNTYQAKKLIYSCPTCGTSRYKTGNRAYDREVVDKYDAPVDEDKKIPRMVMWYLPVKDRFKWLFSNRDDAELLRWHQEGRKNDGKIRHLADARQWKNIDALHLEFAKDLRNVRFALSTDGMNPFGDLSTHNTWPVLLTMYNLPTWICFRRKYILLSILIQGPRQPGINIDVFLEPLMEDIQELWDEGLRMWDEYRREHFTLHAIIFVTINDLPANFSLSGQFKGKFRCLICIDKTSYKYLTSSTKSVYMRHRRFLPQRHRWHAKARLFDNIVENDLAPETRTGVSVFELTKNIKVVFGKPKKKPIKRKKRTDQEKTDAPLEESNLAFKKHSIFFRYLDYWKDLEVLHAIDVMHLEKNVFDSTIGTLLDISSKTKDGLKSQTDLVNLDIRHELHPKELPNGKIAYFNMMEHLIVHIVPQIIEIGPLYLHQMWTYERYMSVLKGYVRNRAHPEGSMIEGYTTEEVVECCIDYMKDAEPIGVTPLYTRADYGLNIQIPVLRCQWVRDTIGVFINDYGLTVVDRSKLGHKDDLWVLAERVAHVFYVNDPFDDKMAIAVSGKQNIIGIDSFEDASDYNQYDDVAMFTDFPNRIKEVETSLDEYLFSSARKDGVSKIVKH; via the exons ATGGATTGGACATGGATGTACAACACGAAAAGAGCTCATCCAACGTTCTCGAAGGAAGCAGACAAATTTGTTGAGCTCGCAAAGGCACATGTTGTGAGGGAGAATTTGAGGAGCATTTTTTGCCCATGCAAAGTTTGTAAGAACGAAATTTTGCTACAAGATCCGAATGAAGTATTGTCGCACATCGTAGAACGAGGATTTAAGAAGGGCTACGAGATATGGACTTTTCATGGGGAAATCGGTGGTCGTAACGAAGAGTTAGATGATTTCTGTTTTGATGATGCATACAATTTTATAATCGAAGACATGTCACAGGGACACATCCCGAAATACAGTGTCTCTGGTATAGAGAATGAAGGTATTGATTTTGATCTGGAAGATATGTTGCGGCACGTTGAACCAGAGGTCCTAACTGGTACAAGACAAGGGTTGGACAATTGGGAAGATTTGGAAAAAGCAGCGAAGGAGCTTCTGTACGACGAAGCGAAAGGATGCGACAAGGACTATTCGGTCCTGCGTTTGGTGCTCGAACTTCTCAGATTGAAGGCCAGACATGGATGGTCGGACACGAGCTTCAATGATTTCATGGATCTTTTGAGAGTTATGCTTCCTAAGCCGAACCTGCTACCGACGAACACATATCAAGCGAAGAAATTGATAT ACTCTTGCCCAACATGTGGGACGAGTCGGTACAAGACGGGCAACAGAGCCTACGACAGAGAGGTGGTCGACAAATATGATGCACCGGTGGATGAGGACAAAAAGATTCCTAGGATGGTGATGTGGTACCTGCCAGTTAAAGATCGCTTCAAGTGGCTATTTTCCAACCGTGACGACGCCGAGTTGCTGAGATGGCACCAGGAGGGTAGGAAAAATGACGGTAAGATCCGACACCTCGCCGATGCTCGACAGTGGAAAAACATTGATGCACTACACCTGGAATTTGCAAAGGACCTGAGAAATGTAAGGTTTGCATTGAGCACGGACGGAATGAACCCGTTCGGTGACCTAAGCACACACAACACCTGGCCAGTTCTGCTAACGATGTACAACTTGCCTACATGGATTTGCTTTAGGCGAAAGTATATTCTTTTGTCTATCCTTATACAAGGTCCAAGACAGCCTGGGATTAACATAGATGTGTTTCTAGAACCATTGATGGAGGACATCCAAGAACTGTGGGACGAAGGGTTACGAATGTGGGACGAGTACCGTAGGGAACATTTTACTCTACATGCCATCATATTCGTTACGATTAACGACTTACCGGCAAACTTTTCGCTCTCGGGCCAGTTTAAGGGGAAGTTCAGATGCCTCATATGTATCGATAAGACATCGTACAAGTATCTCACCTCGTCAACCAAGAGTGTGTACATGCGTCATCGTCGGTTCTTACCTCAGAGGCATAGGTGGCATGCGAAGGCCAGATTATTCGACAATATAGTGGAGAATGATCTAGCTCCTGAAACACGAACAGGTGTCTCTGTCTTCGAGCTGACAAAGAACATTAAGGTTGTATTCGGCAAGCCAAAGAAGAAGCCCATCAAGAGGAAGAAACGGACGGATCAGGAAAAAACTGATGCACCTTTAGAGGAAAGTAACTTGGCTTTTAAGAAGCACTCAATTTTCTTCAGGTATCTGGATTACTGGAAAGACCTAGAGGTTCTGCATGCCATCGACGTAATGCACctagagaagaatgtgtttgatAGCACCATTGGCACTTTACTGGACATCTCGAGTAAGACGAAAGATGGGTTGAAGTCCCAGACCGACCTCGTGAATTTGGACATAAGGCATGAGCTTCACCCAAAAGAGCTGCCAAATGGGAAGATCG CTTACTTCAACATGATGGAGCATCTGATTGTCCACATCGTACCTCAGATTATCGAGATTGGTCCACTATACCTACACCAGATGTGGACGTACGAGAGGTACATGTCCGTCCTGAAAGGGTATGTCCGTAACCGAGCTCATCCGGAGGGATCAATGATAGAGGGGTACACAACTGAGGAGGTGGTAGAATGCTGCATAGATTACATGAAGGACGCCGAACCCATCGGTGTGACCCCCCTTTACACGAGGGCCG ACTATGGCCTTAACATACAGATCCCGGTGCTACGATGCCAATGGGTCAGAGACACAATAGGCGTATTCATCAATGACTACGGCCTGACGGTTGTGGATCGTAGCAAGCTAGGACACAAGGATGATCTGTGGGTTCTTGCTGAGCGTGTTGCTCATGTTTTCTATGTCAATGACCCTTTCGACGATAAGATGGCCATTGCTGTATCGGGAAAGCAAAACATCATTGGCATTGATAGCTTTGAAGATGCGTCAGATTACAACCAATACGACGACGTCGCTATGTTCACAGATTTTCCTAACCGGATCAAGGAAGTTGAGACAAGCCTTGACGAATATCTGTTTTCGTCCGCGCGGAAGGATGGTGTTTCCAAAATTGTCAAACATTAG